The sequence CGCCCGGCTTGGCGCCTTCTGGGGCCATGGCAGCGGCGACGTCGCGCTTTGTTTCACCACCGCCGATCCGGTGGAGCACGAGCCGGCCACACCCTTCGCCACGCAGGAGCGGCTGGCCGACGGCTTCATCGACACCGCCTTCCGCGCCGCTGCCGAGACGACGCAGGAGGCGGTCTTGAACGCGCTCTGCATGGCACCCGCCACGCCGGCCCGCAATGGTCGCATCTATCCCTCTCTTGCCGACTGGCTGAAGGAGAATCCCGCTCTATGAAAGTCTTCATCTCCGCCGATATCGAAGGCACGGCCGGTATCGCCCATTGGGACGAGGCCGACCGCGCCCATGCCGACTGGGCCGAGTTCCGCGCCCTGATGACCGCGGAAGTGGTTGCCGCTTGCGAAGGCGCGCGCGCTGCCGGAGCAACGGAAGTGGTGATCAAGGACGCCCACGACAGCGGCCGCAACCTGATCCTCGACCGGCTGCCCGACTATGCGCGGATCGTGCGCGGCTGGTCCGGCCATCCCGACGGCATGATGTTCGGGCTCGACGAGGGCTTCGCCGCGGCGGTTTATACCGGCTATCATTCCAAGGCGGGCAGTGAGGCCAATCCGCTTGCCCATACCTCCAACCTGCGCATCTCGCGCCTTCTGCTCAACGGCGAGGTCGCATCCGAGTTCACCGTCAATGCACTCTGCGCGGCCGGCTACGGCGTGCCCTCCGTCTTCCTTGCCGGCGATCGAGGCATCTGCGCGGAGGCGCGGGCCATGGTGCCGGGCCTTGCGACGGCAGAGACGTTGGACGGCAAGGGCAGCGCGACGACCTCGATCTCGCCCTCCTGGTCACGGCGCCTGATCCGCGAGGGCGTGGCTGGGGCGCTCTCCGGCGATTTCGCGCAGGCGCTGCCGGTGCGGGCAGATTGCTACGAAGCGGTGATCGAGTTCAACAATCCAAGCGATGCCTATCGCGCCGGCTGGTATCCCGGCGCCCGCGCGCATGGTCCCCGTGCCGTCGCCTTTGCGCATGCGGATTATTCCGAAATCCTGCGCGCGCTGGTCTTCCTGAAGGCCTGATCAGACCGGTGTTCGCTCCAGGAGCTGCTGGGCCGTAGCCCATAGGTCCTCGATCTTGCGGTTGCGGCTCGCCGCCTGGCGGTACAGGCGGATTTCGAGGTCCAGGTTCCAGCCCTCGTCGGCAGAGGCAGGCACGAGGCGGCCTGC is a genomic window of Sinorhizobium arboris LMG 14919 containing:
- a CDS encoding M55 family metallopeptidase, whose product is MKVFISADIEGTAGIAHWDEADRAHADWAEFRALMTAEVVAACEGARAAGATEVVIKDAHDSGRNLILDRLPDYARIVRGWSGHPDGMMFGLDEGFAAAVYTGYHSKAGSEANPLAHTSNLRISRLLLNGEVASEFTVNALCAAGYGVPSVFLAGDRGICAEARAMVPGLATAETLDGKGSATTSISPSWSRRLIREGVAGALSGDFAQALPVRADCYEAVIEFNNPSDAYRAGWYPGARAHGPRAVAFAHADYSEILRALVFLKA